ATCGGATCTTGTCGTCTctaatttttgactggtcgcgatAATTGCCCAGTCGATGAGTGGGTCAGGGCTTGATCACCGACCTCTACTGACCTGATTAAGGAATTAtgatattactagtgtatgcgatccgtcaaaaatgacatctagatatctagatagatatgcattcATACGCAACctccctctcagcagggtatgactgcTGCTCACGAAAGATGGTGAGAGACAGGGTAGTTACAGGGTAGttgtatgtctggcaatgccgctgagcgtgaccagaaagaaatatgtatatatatatatatatatatatatatatatatatatatatatatatatatatatatttatacatatacccagacacttgctctttactatacagGGGTGATTACTGTTATTGAGCAATGTTTAAAACAAGCTCAGGCATCCAAAACCTGTCTAGAAAAGACTTCGCCCTTATGAACAATAACATAAGCAAAGGAAAATAAAGTAATCCTTTCATTCTTACTTTTACAGGAGCCAGGCTTCGCAGCCCTCCCAGGCTGCAAGACGTACTACGGCTGTTTCCCAGATCCCAGCGACCCCTCCAAGCTCAAGCCGTCGGAGACGTTCAATTGCGAGGAGGCGGAAATCTTCGACACCAAGAAGGGAAAGTGCGTCACCACAGCCTTTAAATGCGAAGCGGACTTCTCGGGAGCCCAGATGGACACTGTCGAATGCGACGCTTTCCATGTCTGTGCGGGTGAGGAAAACGGCCGTGAATTCTTGTTTCGTCTGACAGATTGTTTTAATACTTCATGTGATAAATTCACTAATCTCAGGTTACTTAAAGAAGGGACAAAACTACAAAGAAATTGGATTGTATACTCTATCAGCAGATTTATAAACCAGTCTATAATCAATCAACAAAGTGTCAAATTCACTTCTATTTTGTTTTCATGTCACTCAGGGATAAGAAGAGAAAGTTTAAGGGATCCCACTGGATTTTgattaatttatcatttatctaGATTCCATGACACCAGCTTGTTCAAAATCAATAGCATAGGTGTAGCTCTGTGAGCAAGTTATGAGTGACAATTGTTAGATTTGGCCTAAGTACAGCTTAAAAGTAAAGAAATGACACCACAGTCCGATGGAACTCAGATACAATTCTAATCACGTTAAACGAGAAACTTCTGGCCAGTTAAGGAATGACTGTCAATTGATTAGTAGTGATTCTCACTGAAAAGAACATCGTCGATACTGGGATCAGTTTGTGTGTAAATTTTGTCTTATTATTAATTCTGCGTGATACTCTTCTTTAATAAACTTTCTGATATACATCTGTCACAGCTGGCAATCCCCTCGGAGGGAAGCAGTGCTGCGACGCGGGCCAGCGGTTCGACAGCGGCAAAATGCAGTGTGTGCCGGAGTCGCAGGTTCCTGACGGCATGTGCCCATCTGTATCCGACTGCATCGACCCAGCTTCCATTGAAGGGCCCTGTTCGGCCGGTATGGACACTTCTTGATTTAAACGTTTGTCGTGTACGGCCGTAGAATAATAAttgagcctcctggctagtacagtggtaacgcgtacgcctagcgttcgcatggcagcagatcaatcccagcctgggaccgtaagtttaagctgtttactggggatgccactgctgtggttggcaccacagtgggggtttgggcttgcctggctgacgttctagtgagcatccattctgatggaactggaactaaaaccagagaCCTCCAACTTTACCTTTGTATGTACATGTGTTTACGTATGTTAAAATTATCTTCATGTGGAGTaagtaagttgtggaatgattttcctaatcaggtagttgaatcggtagaacttcaaaagtccaaacatacagcgaatgtttttttatgttgaacaggctgacacaagtctctctttatagtttatataggagagatctgttttaatgttattactgttcttaaaatatttcattttgattgttcattacttcccttgtagttttttcagttttttctttcattttctcagtggcctatttttccctgttggatttctagggcttatggcattctagttttctaactaggattgtagcttagcttgtaataataataataataataataataataataataataataataataataataataataataataataataataataataataataataatatatttcggtagtagaccctctttcaggcaagtttagttgaaaataatggctgcctcagttgcattgatcttatactccgatttctcaatggctcttattatcttcttttcaggattactgcatacagccagaaactgagcaaaagtcatccttcatggtgtgTAGTCAAATTCAGGAAGAATTGGCGAATCAAGGTTTTGATGTAAAATTTACAATTCAGGTAAAAGAATACGGTGAAGAAGCTACGCGTTTCAGGAGCGCtgtctcccctgtggataaaaacagCGGTCCAGCTGACTATTTATGATCAAATCAACAAGACGaagtctctcatcatgaggaacaactcatCCCCGCCGACTCAGGACATCCGcagacagaccaacgtggtctattcctacttatgagCTGTTCCAGGATGTTCTGGGCGTTACATAGGAATGCCCACCATGCGTCTGACAAAAAGACTGTCCCGTCAGGttcaacaaggtgcaataaaagctcatgccttccacgtccacaataacaacatcaaacgtgaggaaataattaagaacaccAAGATCAtcggccgtgctccagatagcaggagacttttcatacttgaagctcttcttatacaGAGATAAAAACAGACTCTTAAcgctacccaggaaatgttcctctgcctgtcgaaggaacaacacatggaaaagtaacccaaccaaccatgaaacctccaaccaggacaacccaacagatcaagacataaacaaccccgacagctttgatcagcgacaggatagcctgcctagcctgcataccctctcggcgagtgctcccaccaatcagagcccagctcccagaggacaaaATGGTGACTCATAACCCATGaatgagtgggaaggcagtctgactgttcTACTGCTActctcggcgagcggcttagccaatgaggattaGCCATTCTATTTACTCCGCCCACGACGCCCGAGGCAGCCGTTgtaaattcgctgcctctctgcctaagccagatttgccgtatataaggacgtagctctcatcgtttccaacGCTCAAGCCTGAGGAAGGCAGACAGCACTCCCAAAACtcgtagcttgttcactgtatttttttttaccctaaTTGTAAGTTTTACCtgatttgtaaactttacattaaaaaccTTGATtagccaattattcctgaatttgactacccaccataaaGGATGACTTTTGCTCAGTttctggctgtatgcagtaatcctgaaaagaagatacttagagccatcgagaagacggagtataagatcaatgcaactgaggcagccattattttcaacaaaataataataataataataataataataataataataataataataataataataataataataataataacacatttccACAGCGACTGAGAAAATGACGACTACAGTCCCACGATCGGGTGCATCTGATGCATCCGGATCGTTTTCCACTTTTACCGGTTCGACTGGTTCGACTGGATCGACTGGTTCCACTGGTTCGACTGGTTCGACTGGATCGACTGGTTCCACTGGTTCGACTGGATCCACTGGATCGGCGGATTGCACAACCGACGGAAACTATCCTTACACGGGAGACTGCACCAAGTAAGGAACAAAGTTACCTGTGAAAGAATTCCTCATAGATCAACAATAGCATCGTGCCAATTTTTAGTCTTTGGGTTTTCGTCCAATTTAGAAAGGCGGTATCCTGTAAATTCCATTTATTGGCTAAGTATTCGCTTGATTTTATATTCGGGATAGTAATTCATAGTAGGTAGGTTACTATAAACTTCTATTGAATACATTTTGCTGTTTAGAACACTTAAATCAGATTAATGTTTTTGCAAGACTCTTCTCATaagtcaacaattttttttttatctatcctgTGTAGCTGTGACTTCTGTAGCTTATTCCAGACCTCTGTTCTTTTAttttctatcatcattatcatcatcagccgttaatagttcaccgctgaacaaaggcctcagatatgtccctccGCTTCCATCcgattatggtttttctatgccaaagagagagagagagagctgcttctcCTGCCCCCATGTATTCTGtgcttacttcgtcaatccatcgttttctgttccttcccctgcttcttttacaatctatagggacccaatgtgttattcttaatatccatctattatctatcactcTCATATATCCTGGCCCCATTCCTTTTGTCtcacatgttgctagaatattctctactttagtttgttctcgtatacatgttgctctctTCCTGTTTCTTAGTgctattccaatcattattctttccatgtcgTTTCTATACCCGACGGAGTGACGGTAATTACATACAGCCAACATCGCCGAAGCCTTCGACTAGCTGACGCTTCTTCCAGCGCCTCTTTTCCCCAATTGCAAATATTGAGGAAGAGAAAAAAGTAAAATCTCTATAGAATCACCAGAGGAGGGGAGAGAAGTGGTAACAGAAGACTGTATAGGAAAAAAACTTGAATAAGTAATGTACGAGACCCTTAAAAAATAACAGCTaagcatttagatagatatgcactccactacaacccactggtttggcaatttgtgagagatcttggtttctgagtgtatctctcgtggtaccctctctcaccacggtatgattactccctctccccttatccGTGGGGCAGGGTGAGGCTAcgcagtcatacgtttggcaatgccacttgctctttatcatatagggggttattatcattattattatttaggtagtagaccctcttttaagctaGTTTTATTATCTCCCTCACAGGTATTACTCTTGTTCTGGAGGCGTATCAGTCCTGCAAACTTGTCCGGGAGACCTGCTGTTCGACAAGACCTCGGGTTACTGCGACGTCGCGTCGAAGGTCACCGACTGTTAACGACACAGAGGGTTACAGGCTCGCGATGAACTCTTCGAATCAGATCCGTGCTATATGATGACTTAACCTGCATTTCATTCGAAGActcataaatattttgtaaatctagattataaagaaataattaaaatggcGTCTTAGCCTGTAAATGATTTTTAAGAGTAAGAGTTCACATAATTGTCTTGAGAATGAAATgtacttataaaaaaaatccttgttgTTTATATACATGACTTGTTTATATGTTTTCTTTTGCAATTATAAGTGTTTGGAGTGAATTGGATATTACTTTTCCTTGCACGTGGATCAATGAGTCTAGGGTGTAAACTCTCTCTTTAGGCTATCCTGACTTCAATCAACTAGCCACCATTTTGCTATTCCTCCCCCTGCATAGGATTGATCTCTTGTTTCTTGCCAATAAAACAACATTTGTAACTTCAGGAACATGAGAAGCACACACATCTGCTGTGTTATTAACCAACAATCTGTATAGGCCTAGGCCTACTCTAGCATTTCCTGAAAATGAAACCCTATCTGTTTGGTATATCTTCTTATACTTATAAAATCAGAGTTACacaactttttttctattttcttaaaaaCTTATTATCATCCATTCTTTCTAAACTCACCATAGCCTAGCCAGCTCTTTTTATCATGCATATGTAACTCTAGATTTAGTCTTACGTGacataaaaaatatacacatatttactaaAAACATTTCTTGTTTTTCCCCTTATTTTTAATCTGAGGTTTCCCATCCTCTGCTATAAGCAAATTTCAGTAAAAACAAAGAATCTCTAATCTTTTAACATTCACATTCATTAATAATTTTCCTCCCAAACAgttatagttttaatattatttctcattattctccctaAAACAGTAATGTCTGGATACATGAAGACTACAACAATCGAATTATGACTATTGCCTTTTCATACATAAAGATATTGAACAGTAAGAGATTAAATATTGTAAATTGTAGTAAATACTTTGAGGTAGAGAATAACAAGGgaattaataaaagaatattcttttttattttttttgaaaactGGACAGCGAAATTATGAGTGATTAATGGATAAAATTAATGTGTGAATTAGAAAAAGATACCTTTTAATgttgaataacaataattaaattataaatatagtTTCATTGTAATTATACGTAATAACTTGAACTTCTTACATAACTTCTCAAGTAGTTTTACTTATCAAAAAGTTACTTAAAAGTATTCTAAATTAATGATTAAATTGTAAATATAGTTTCATTGTAATTATACGTAGTAACTTGAACTTCTTACATAACTTCTTAAGTAGTTTCACTTATCAAAAAGTTACTTAAAAGTGTTTTAAGTCGTACGTGAAATAAAGATAAGGAGACCTAAAATAatcataaagaagaagaagaagaagaagatgaagatgacgtCATGAcgacaaaacgtaaacaaaaccgTCGACTCCTGACGTCTCGTCTACGGTGATCGTCTCGTATTTTGTGTTATAAACCGAATTTAATTAGCTGTAAAGGTAAGAAATAGATAATCATTTATTATAGAATTATGACTAAATATAAAACCGTTCAATTAAAAGCTTATAATCTAGTATAACCTATAGCAACTAGCTATTTATATACGTACCCTGAGATTTTTTGCTAGCGTAAGGGAAGTTCGTGTTTAGATGAATTTAACCGAATTTAACATTGTTTCAATTAAGCTTAATAAACTCTCAATATGCATATTATATAGCTAGATTTATTCTTTTGGAGGTGTATGCTACCCTACTTATAACGTAATATTGCTAAATGGTGCACAAGTATAGATGTAGGGTAGGCATagcatttttggttttattttagtgtattacagggtaatgtaacctaggaaaaaaactacttattcttatagaaaaaattatgctcttcgaaaatgacacttgttcacgtcgcaaatgaatagtttcagaaatatatatatatatatatatatatatatatatatatatatatatatatatatatattatatatatacgggaactgaaatgaaggtcaaattcggttataTCAccttatttactataggaaaacatatattttctgtgcgaaatcacaccctgtgatacaatacaactttaccgcATTTTAAAGTAGGCTAGGGTTGTGCGGTATAAATTTTGGGGGCGTATGTAtgaaagcggccacctgtatgtattattttgtctaacttagaatacggcagtgtaaggggtccGTTAGCACCCCCGTTAGGTAAataagtaaggacacggcttgtaggttaggttaggggggtaaAGTTAAGGTTACTGTAGTTGATGACATCTTTAATCCATAAGGGTGGAACTGGCCGCTGTCATATAAAGGCTCCAAATTTTGCTGACAAATACCGTCGACTACAATAATTTCGCCATTTATTTTTGGTTGGTTGTACATAAAATTCGCAGTGACTATATGCTTAGCATTAGTTtttgggtaaatttacagtttcatccattatggggaaactggaataaaaatatatttgttgcatcagaaatagtgtagttccaacgaatttaacgtttattttgaccgcaaaccatccgatttagagatttactaagttgttctagaatgcagaaagaccctacttcatcccaacaattatgggggacaccaggtgggaaccggggttttgggtgggggggggggcgtcaaatgatatttgcaataaatgaatacttatccttccaccacccctccccctatacccctacctagccctaccggggggggggggggggggggggctccgccccccctgcgacccccccttaaggccacagtgattttcagggcactactgaacctaataaacccacctaacctagcctaggggctctgtacccctacctaggggccctgtacccctacctagccctaccggggggggggggccctccgccccccctgcgactccccctgcgacccccccttaaggccatagtgaattttgggacactactgaacctaatacaaccacctaacctagggccctgtacccctacctaggcctacccctgcgaggccacccccccttacagccactacctaacacatccatcaaaccaaatccaaagtgatggtactgctgcatacatcgttatactacaggggtggccaaccttttgtttaccatgcaccattttttttcacttctaattcaaatgcgccacacaaactttaaccccctttcaatccctcaactatggtgatttggacatgtttggctttaatacataaattaa
This Palaemon carinicauda isolate YSFRI2023 chromosome 25, ASM3689809v2, whole genome shotgun sequence DNA region includes the following protein-coding sequences:
- the LOC137619303 gene encoding peritrophin-48-like produces the protein MSPLSKILMLVIVCSNGALLEAAFKCSVANKGGCSDCSKAVFCMQSGEKLNPIDIVCSASEVCTVKDEVASCTKIEGSSSECICSEENTPGYIPDAFEKTKYIMCLPDAQYGFSCPSGQTFSEDANQCVQGTTTLGPDSLTCEEPGFAALPGCKTYYGCFPDPSDPSKLKPSETFNCEEAEIFDTKKGKCVTTAFKCEADFSGAQMDTVECDAFHVCAAGNPLGGKQCCDAGQRFDSGKMQCVPESQVPDGMCPSVSDCIDPASIEGPCSAATEKMTTTVPRSGASDASGSFSTFTGSTGSTGSTGSTGSTGSTGSTGSTGSTGSTGSADCTTDGNYPYTGDCTKYYSCSGGVSVLQTCPGDLLFDKTSGYCDVASKVTDC